In Roseomonas marmotae, a single window of DNA contains:
- a CDS encoding acyl carrier protein: protein MVAAIQSVVGVSRPVTADTNILQDLNLDSVAVMDFIMQVETQFDTIIPMNQMAEIETVGDLVQILAASRVA from the coding sequence GTGGTCGCTGCCATCCAGTCGGTGGTAGGGGTCTCCCGTCCGGTCACGGCTGACACGAATATCCTGCAGGATCTCAACCTTGATTCCGTCGCGGTCATGGACTTCATCATGCAGGTTGAGACCCAGTTCGACACGATCATCCCGATGAACCAGATGGCTGAGATCGAGACCGTTGGCGATCTCGTCCAGATCCTGGCAGCGTCACGGGTCGCCTGA